Within Candidatus Melainabacteria bacterium RIFOXYA2_FULL_32_9, the genomic segment CATCCAATTAGCCCAATCTGCAAAAAAGATTGAAGAAGATCTTGTTAGAGAATCCCAAAAAAAGCAGGAAGTAAAAGAAGAAAAGAATGGATAAATACTGCATTACTTTAACTAATGAACAGGATGAGATCCTTATTAATGAGGCTGAGCTGGAAAAAATTAGCTGCAATATGCTAGATTATCTGGTTAAAAACCCTAAAATCACTGCTCATTCAAAATTAAACACATATAATTTAAATGATTATAATCTTTGTATAGATATCTTAATTTGTGATGATAGCAAAATTAGAGAAATAAACAGAGATTATAGAGAAAAAGATAACGCCACAGATGTAATATCTTTTGCTCTTTTTGCAGATAGTCCTGAAACCAGGATTATTTTAGATAATCAAATATTTCTGGGAGAAATTATAATCTCTGCACAAACAGCAAAAATTCAATCTGAAGAAGAGGGCAAAACATTGAGAGAAGAATTTTTCTTTCTCTTGAGCCACGGGATTTTACATCTTTTTGGATTTGATCATCCAGATGAAGAATCTCT encodes:
- a CDS encoding rRNA maturation RNase YbeY translates to MDKYCITLTNEQDEILINEAELEKISCNMLDYLVKNPKITAHSKLNTYNLNDYNLCIDILICDDSKIREINRDYREKDNATDVISFALFADSPETRIILDNQIFLGEIIISAQTAKIQSEEEGKTLREEFFFLLSHGILHLFGFDHPDEESLESMLNIQNELISNI